The following proteins come from a genomic window of bacterium:
- a CDS encoding HAMP domain-containing sensor histidine kinase, with product MSEESMRRGRAAQRLIQIRWAAVLVLFFLHAFLTQSFRLGGTEWHPALYIILGYGFLNIFLRILIGSRIERLSAGTVFGIATLSLFGDIVFLSLFSYFATDAFRPLSFALYFLTIIEAAVFFSEGMMFFVFFLSLAFYGYDAGRNVPGEVLIERLSKLIPQGFLLMLSLGFAWVLRRNLAQHTAELSQSRQLTETVVENLSDGILILDQDQRVLFINRAGERILDMKSREVLGLKIRRQTAYPIKNIANLLVIVNANTDEHGQGDARLEYPEERLLKIVRTILTDTNGSEVGHMIVMRDVTRDTFFNKMKSDFISIAAHQLRTPLSSIKWAFAMLMEEDLGKLSADQKPVVAQGLDTTDRLVRLVNSLLNVSRIEEGRFGYEFSQANVRSLVDKVMETLRPKAESRKIRVASLVPEGLGPIAADPEKIELVFENLLDNAVSYTESGGEVRIEASPEGKFVRITISDNGVGIPQSQLQLLYSKFFRGDNVIRMQTDGSGLGLYIAKNIVERHGGTIALTSQEGAGTTVSFTVPFAQ from the coding sequence ATGAGCGAAGAATCGATGCGACGGGGAAGGGCAGCACAACGCCTCATTCAGATCCGCTGGGCGGCGGTCTTGGTGTTGTTCTTTTTGCACGCCTTTCTCACACAGTCCTTCAGACTGGGGGGTACGGAGTGGCATCCTGCGCTTTATATTATATTGGGATATGGATTTCTCAATATCTTTTTAAGAATACTCATCGGTTCGCGCATTGAGCGGCTTTCCGCCGGAACAGTTTTCGGAATTGCGACCTTAAGCCTTTTCGGCGATATCGTTTTTTTGTCGCTCTTTTCGTATTTCGCTACCGATGCGTTCCGGCCGCTGTCCTTTGCGCTCTACTTTCTTACCATCATCGAAGCAGCGGTGTTTTTTTCCGAGGGCATGATGTTTTTCGTGTTTTTTCTCTCGCTTGCCTTCTATGGGTACGACGCTGGACGCAATGTCCCCGGAGAAGTTTTAATCGAGAGGCTTTCCAAGCTTATACCGCAGGGATTCTTACTGATGCTGTCTTTGGGATTTGCTTGGGTCTTGCGGCGGAACCTTGCCCAGCATACCGCGGAGCTTTCTCAGTCGCGTCAGCTTACCGAAACTGTTGTGGAGAATCTTTCGGACGGTATTCTTATACTCGATCAGGACCAAAGAGTGCTTTTTATCAATAGGGCCGGCGAGCGTATCTTGGACATGAAAAGCCGTGAGGTTCTGGGACTCAAGATTCGGCGTCAGACGGCCTACCCCATTAAGAACATTGCCAATCTCCTTGTTATAGTGAATGCGAATACGGACGAGCATGGACAGGGCGATGCACGGCTTGAATATCCGGAAGAGAGATTATTGAAGATCGTCCGCACGATACTTACCGATACGAATGGGAGCGAGGTTGGCCACATGATCGTTATGCGCGACGTGACGCGCGATACATTCTTCAATAAAATGAAGTCGGATTTTATATCCATCGCGGCCCATCAACTGCGTACGCCGCTCTCGTCAATTAAATGGGCATTTGCTATGCTGATGGAAGAGGACTTGGGCAAGCTTAGCGCAGACCAAAAACCGGTGGTTGCTCAGGGGCTGGACACCACCGATCGGCTGGTTCGTCTGGTTAATTCCCTTCTTAATGTTTCGAGGATTGAGGAAGGAAGGTTCGGATACGAATTCAGCCAGGCTAATGTTCGGAGCCTGGTTGACAAGGTCATGGAAACGTTAAGACCAAAAGCCGAATCGCGCAAAATCCGCGTAGCAAGTCTTGTTCCCGAAGGGCTTGGGCCTATTGCGGCAGATCCGGAAAAGATAGAGCTTGTTTTCGAAAATCTTTTGGACAACGCCGTATCGTATACGGAAAGCGGTGGCGAGGTCCGGATTGAAGCATCTCCCGAGGGAAAATTTGTTCGCATCACGATAAGTGACAACGGGGTTGGCATCCCGCAAAGCCAACTACAACTGCTCTACTCAAAGTTTTTCCGCGGCGATAACGTGATTCGCATGCAAACCGACGGATCGGGACTTGGCCTCTATATCGCCAAGAACATCGTGGAGCGCCACGGGGGAACTATCGCACTAACGTCACAGGAGGGCGCAGGAACCACGGTGAGTTTTACCGTCCCCTTTGCACAATAA
- a CDS encoding response regulator, translated as MPEETQKTDPQKSILLVEDDKFLRELLSKRLRDEKFTVFDVIDGEEAFKVLDKEKVDLVLLDIILPGVNGFEILKRLKEDPTIAHIPVMMLTNLGQKSDMERGQELGADDYMVKAQYTPREIVERIKKLFAFSGRRRR; from the coding sequence ATGCCGGAAGAAACTCAAAAAACGGATCCGCAAAAATCAATTCTTCTTGTAGAGGATGATAAATTCTTGCGCGAACTTCTCTCTAAGCGCCTGCGGGATGAAAAATTCACCGTGTTCGATGTAATTGACGGGGAGGAGGCTTTTAAAGTTCTCGATAAAGAAAAGGTGGATTTGGTGCTACTCGATATCATTCTGCCCGGAGTGAACGGGTTTGAAATTCTCAAACGCCTCAAGGAAGATCCCACCATCGCACACATTCCGGTAATGATGCTCACCAACCTTGGCCAGAAAAGCGACATGGAGCGCGGTCAGGAGCTTGGGGCAGATGATTATATGGTAAAGGCCCAGTACACGCCCAGAGAAATTGTAGAGCGCATCAAGAAGCTGTTCGCGTTTTCCGGCCGTCGTCGAAGGTAG
- a CDS encoding DUF3048 domain-containing protein, with amino-acid sequence MIVLDQKKTIFVVTAIAAIAVLFFVFMRRQERTILGGVSMTPSPSFAAFPSEAPELSASSSTAGAEMQNPLTGERCANALRRPIAVMLSGDAQARPLSSLEEADMVFEMPVITGSITRFMAVYVCRDPIEIGSVRSARHDFIFLARGLDALYAHWGGSHFAMDLLKQHAIDNIDALTNPTGAFWRKENLPAPHNGFTSMTRLFKAARFLQYRLEGRAPIYTHLETSTSTPIQKGSLEIAYAGPFRVRYEYDPNERLYARIRGGITERDRNSGDGIRVRNVVVMRAASRQIEGQYNDVAVTGSGNAAVYRGGEEILGTWKKDEKDPSSKLMFLDEAGNEIPFLPGNIWVEIVEPYTNVSWTTE; translated from the coding sequence ATGATAGTATTAGACCAAAAAAAGACCATTTTCGTTGTAACGGCAATCGCGGCAATCGCGGTTTTGTTTTTTGTATTTATGAGGCGCCAGGAGCGCACTATCCTGGGAGGAGTCTCCATGACTCCCTCGCCTTCCTTTGCTGCGTTTCCGAGCGAAGCTCCCGAATTAAGCGCTTCGTCATCTACAGCGGGAGCTGAAATGCAAAATCCTCTCACCGGAGAGCGCTGCGCCAATGCCCTGCGCCGACCGATTGCTGTCATGCTTTCGGGTGACGCTCAAGCCCGCCCGCTCTCGAGTCTGGAGGAGGCAGATATGGTATTTGAAATGCCCGTCATCACCGGATCTATCACGCGCTTTATGGCGGTATACGTGTGCCGCGATCCTATAGAAATCGGGTCGGTGCGCTCGGCCCGACATGATTTCATTTTCCTTGCAAGGGGGCTTGATGCGCTCTATGCGCACTGGGGCGGGTCTCACTTTGCCATGGATCTCTTAAAGCAGCATGCCATTGACAATATCGACGCCCTAACCAATCCCACCGGCGCATTTTGGCGCAAAGAAAATCTTCCTGCGCCCCACAACGGCTTTACTTCCATGACACGGCTTTTCAAGGCAGCGCGTTTCCTGCAATATCGGCTTGAGGGACGCGCACCCATATATACACATCTTGAGACTTCGACAAGCACACCCATTCAGAAAGGAAGTCTTGAGATAGCATATGCCGGGCCCTTCCGTGTGCGATACGAGTATGATCCAAATGAACGTCTGTATGCGCGCATACGGGGCGGCATCACCGAACGGGACAGGAATTCCGGAGACGGCATTAGGGTTCGTAACGTGGTGGTGATGCGTGCTGCATCCAGGCAGATTGAAGGGCAATATAACGACGTTGCCGTGACGGGGTCCGGAAATGCGGCCGTGTATCGGGGAGGTGAGGAAATCCTGGGAACATGGAAGAAAGATGAGAAAGACCCGTCTTCGAAGCTGATGTTTCTTGACGAGGCGGGCAACGAGATCCCGTTTTTGCCGGGGAATATCTGGGTTGAGATCGTAGAGCCGTACACGAATGTGAGTTGGACAACAGAGTAA